From Nicotiana tabacum cultivar K326 chromosome 22, ASM71507v2, whole genome shotgun sequence, one genomic window encodes:
- the LOC142176262 gene encoding uncharacterized protein LOC142176262: MFPDQNHPFRRDRKNFHKGQSVRRLPPPLRTGEEILKQICELGLRNVTDLDAEEVNGRICRCYGWKKRSIFWDLPYWSSNMIHHNLDVMHIEKNIFDNVFNTNLNVDGKIKANPKAHEDMVNYCDRPQLAKNPIDGSYPKAAYTIEKIQKISLFNWLENVKFPDGYVSNLSRCLDTDMYKLFGIKSHDYHVFMQRLMPIAFRELLPSNVWQALTELSLFFKDLTSTVLRVVDMERLEEDIPQILCKLEHIFPPGFFNSMDHVPVHLPYEARIVGPVQYRWMYPFESMYIQRLQEEFPNLSQDQINESLETWFAIWFKEYVRCNHIENQFLRSLAHGPLISTKCYPVYFVNGYKFHTECHGSARSIINSGVCISDTNIGDYYGQIQEIIQLEYHEEPLKKTVLFKWEWFDPTVNVGVKEHNQYKLVDVNHHHRFNKYEPFILAMQATQVCYVPYPSTKKDKDDWVAVLKVKPRDVIELPDEAITSTPEPTLPFQVEEVKAHLIDMNFTTDENIIFIDPNGDVIEMVEPINDELLIENPKFEKESSEDECETEDENKEDDEEEFEEETDDD; this comes from the exons ATGTTTCCTGACCAAAATCATCCATTTAGGAGAGATCGTAAAAACTTTCATAAAGGCCAGTCTGTCAGAAGGCTACCACCACCCCTTAGAACAGGAGAAGAAATCTTGAAGCAAATTTGTGAGTTGGGACTGAGAAATGTAACTGATCTAGATGCAGAAGAAGTTAATGGGAGAATTTGTAGGTGTTATGGATGGAAAAAGAGAAGCATCTTTTGGGATTTGCCTTATTGGAGCTCTAACATGATCCACCATAATCtcgatgtcatgcatattgagaagaacaTCTTTGATAATGTATTTAACACAAATCTTAATGTTGATGGCAAAATAAAAGCCAATCCAAAGGCACATGAAGATATGGTAAACTATTGCGATCGACCGCAATTGGCAAAGAATCCTATTGATGGAAGCTATCCCAAAGCTGCATATACAATAGAGAAGATTCAAAAAATTTCCTTGTTCAATTGGTTGGAAAATGTGAAGTTTCCAGATGGGTATGTTTCGAATTTGAGTCGGTGCCTAGACACAGACATGTATAAATTATTTGGTATAAAAAGTCATGATTACCATGTGTTCATGCAACGATTAATGCCTATTGCCTTTCGTGAGCTACTTCCTAGTAACGTGTGGCAAGCACTTACGGAATTGAGCTTATTTTTTAAGGATCTCACCTCGACTGTTCTTCGAGTGGTGGACATGGAGAGATTAGAGGAAGACATCCCACAGATCTTGTGTAAGTTGGAGCATATATTTCCTCCTGGATTCTTTAACTCAATGGACCATGTGCCTGTACACCTGCCATATGAAGCAAGGATTGTTGGACCTGTACAATATAGATGGATGTATCCTTTTGAGAG TATGTACATACAACGGTTGCAAGAAGAATTCCCCAACCTATCTCAGGATCAAATAAATGAGAGTCTCGAAACGTGGTTTGCTATATGGTTCAAAGAATAT gTCCGATGCAACCATATTGAGAACCAATTCTTGCGTAGTCTTGCTCATGGACCATTAATAAGCACAAAATGTTATCCGGTGTATTTTGTTAATGGATACAAATTTCACACGGAATGTCATGGTAGTGCAAGATCAATAATTAATAGTGGAGTTTGTATCTCGGATACAAATATTGGTGACTATTATGGACAGATACAAGAGATTATACAATTGGAATACCACGAAGAACCTTTAAAGAAAACTGTGTTATTCAAGTGGGAATGGTTTGATCCAACTGTGAATGTTGGTGTCAAAGAGCACAACCAATACAAACTAGTCGATGTGAACCATCACCATCGTTTTAACAAGTACGAACCTTTTATTCTTGCGATGCAAGCAACTCAAGTGTGTTATGTGCCTTATCCTAGCACGAAAAAGGACAAGGATGATTGGGTAGCTGTTTTGAAAGTTAAACCTCGGGATGTTATTGAACTTCCTGATGAGGCAATAACATCAACTCCAGAACCGACTCTTCCATTCCAAGTTGAAGAAGTTAAAGCCCATTTGATAGATATGAATTTCACCACTGATGAGAATATAATATTTATTGATCCAAATGGGGATGTAATTGAAATGGTTGAACCCATTAATGATGAACTATTGATAGAGAATCCAAAGTTCGAAAAAGAATCTTCAGAAGACGAGTGTGAAACTGAGGATGAAAATAAGGAGGATGATGAGGAAGagtttgaagaagaaacagatgatGACTAG